CGAGGCCGAGCCGGCCCGGCGGCCGGTTCCCACCGGCTGGCGCGCGACGGCGGGCGCGTACTACAGCCTGACGAAACCCCGGCTGATGTGGCTGCTCTGTCTCGTCGCCGCGGCCGCGATGGCGCTGGCTGCGGGGCCGACGCTCACGGTCGATATCGTCATCGCCACGCTGTTCGGAGGGGTGCTCGCCATCGGCTCTGCGGGGACGTTCAACCACGTGCTCGAACGCGACGTCGACAGGAAGATGGCCCGCACGTCGGAGCGGCCGCTCGCGACCGACGTCGTGCCCGTCAGGAACGCCCTCGCCTTCGGCGTCCTCCTCGGCGTCGCCTCGCTCGCGGTCTTCTTCCTCTTCGTCAACGCGCTCGCTGCGCTCCTGGGGCTCACCGCCATCGTCTTCTACAGCGTGATCTACACGCTCGTCCTCAAACCGAACACGGTCCAGAACACCGTCCTGGGTGGTGCTGCGGGCGCGCTCCCCGCGCTGATCGGCTGGGCCGCGGTGACGGGGGAGATCGGCCTGCCGGCGCTCGTGCTCGCCGCGGTGATCTTCTGCTGGACCCCAGCACACTTCTACAACCTCGCGCTCGCGTACAAGGCCGACTACGAGCGCGGCGGCTTCCCGATGATGCCCGTCGTTCGGGGCGAACGCACCACGCGGAAACACATCGTGCTCTACCTCGGGGCGACCCTGCTCGGCGCGGCGGTCCTCGCGACCGTCGGCACGCTCGGTTGGGCGTACGCGCTCACGAGCGTCGCCTTCGGCGCGCTCTTCCTCTACGCGGTCATCAGGCTGCACCGAGAACAGACACGAAGGGCGGCGTTCCGGGCGTTCCACGCGTCGAACGCCTACCTCGGTGCGCTCTTGCTCGTCATCGTCGTCGACGCGCTCGCGCTCTGAACGATGAGCACCGTTTCGCTCCGCACAGCCGAGCGGTTCCGGCCGAGGCGGTCGACGCTCGTCTACGGCGCACTCCTCGTGAACACCGAGGTCCTGCTCGTCGCGCTCTACCTGCTGCTGACCGACGTGCAGGTGGCCGCCTGGAGTTCGGTTGTCTACCCGTTCGTCTGGATCAACGTCGGTCTCTGGGCGCTCGTCCGCACGGAGCCGACCCCGCGCTCATCCCGACAGGCGTGGATCGCGGGCGGGGTCGCCGCCGGCTACCTCCTCGTGCTGTTCGTCGTCGGAGGGCTGCTCTCGCTCGGCCACCCCGGTGTCGAGAACCCGCTGCTCTCCGTCTCGCTCGTTACCCCCGGGACCGGACCCGTGATCGCGATCGACACCGGAGTCGTGCAGTTCGCGGCGATCCCCTTTCTCGTGATCGGCTACACCGCCTTGGCCTACTTGGTCTACGCGACGCTGCTCGACGCCGCGGGGAACGCCGTCACCGGGATCTTCGGGCTGCTCTCGTGTGTCTCCTGTGTCTGGCCGGTGCTCGCGCCGCTGCTCGCCGCGGCCTTCGGAAGCGGTGCGGTCGCGACTGCCGTCGCCTTCCAGTCCCGGGAACTCGGCACCGTGGTATTCCTCACGACGGTCGCCCTGCTCTACTGGCGGCCGTTCAAGCGGTCCTAACTAAGGGCGGTCGCCGCTACGACCGACCATGGAGTCACTCGAACACGCCGCCGTCGGCACGGTCGTGAGCGCGTTCGCGCTCGCCCTGCTCCGACCGGTCGCCTCGCCCCTGAGACACGTCGGCCTCTTCGTCTACGGCGTCGCCCTCAGCGTCCTCGTCGACCTGGATCACTTCCTCATCGCCCGCGCTCGAACGGGAGACTGGTCGCACCTCCGGGCGGTGCTCTCGGACCCGGTGAACGGCATCTACGACCAGGAGTGGGTCTTCGCCGACATGGAGGGGATGGCCCGCCAGCGCCTCGCGAGCCATCTCATCCTCGGCGCCGTGCTCGTCGTCGGGCTCCGCCGCC
This region of Halalkalicoccus sp. CGA53 genomic DNA includes:
- a CDS encoding heme o synthase, whose product is MNSSASVGNRSPGFLPLLAATAIGVYLLVIVGATTSLTDAAASCATWPACEGSVLDGGGTTIAWVHRALAALVGLGVLAVAAIGFRVETRYRVRLALAVAALLYPVQVGIGAVTATMGTPELVSAVHLLLAMGIFGGLLLALAWSLEARFPTGEHEPSEPGEASDVESDSEAEPARRPVPTGWRATAGAYYSLTKPRLMWLLCLVAAAAMALAAGPTLTVDIVIATLFGGVLAIGSAGTFNHVLERDVDRKMARTSERPLATDVVPVRNALAFGVLLGVASLAVFFLFVNALAALLGLTAIVFYSVIYTLVLKPNTVQNTVLGGAAGALPALIGWAAVTGEIGLPALVLAAVIFCWTPAHFYNLALAYKADYERGGFPMMPVVRGERTTRKHIVLYLGATLLGAAVLATVGTLGWAYALTSVAFGALFLYAVIRLHREQTRRAAFRAFHASNAYLGALLLVIVVDALAL
- a CDS encoding DUF7546 family protein translates to MSTVSLRTAERFRPRRSTLVYGALLVNTEVLLVALYLLLTDVQVAAWSSVVYPFVWINVGLWALVRTEPTPRSSRQAWIAGGVAAGYLLVLFVVGGLLSLGHPGVENPLLSVSLVTPGTGPVIAIDTGVVQFAAIPFLVIGYTALAYLVYATLLDAAGNAVTGIFGLLSCVSCVWPVLAPLLAAAFGSGAVATAVAFQSRELGTVVFLTTVALLYWRPFKRS